In Rosa chinensis cultivar Old Blush chromosome 1, RchiOBHm-V2, whole genome shotgun sequence, a genomic segment contains:
- the LOC112182690 gene encoding uncharacterized protein LOC112182690 translates to MKNNNHNNMCTVQTLVCVKQVKQEIAEEWNETMPLPGDIIEGFYNGESDEFFVPTKAKSELSSQLAKISSQHIEVIWVKIRRGDTTLKLRTRVAVERLSMLQRKYSIKAATDDRHVAVIGDLTSDQCTELQEMSRSLVNVENRGYNKRGVKYDWKMKVRKYLPDQRCTVVSSILFMPMQGEYCTEATTARCMAWFSAAVSSGAPLVFVNIQTEQTVTSEKINLTGKEVSWSKQQQHHATTVQIVQGIRLWFMPGVAEVSFDLVPQTGEVRFGLDIKRTEEGLICIYSVAKETPADRAGLRSLHEEAYASGYLLVMSRLEGKSLMPSHADISGLIHCCDHTEIKNTLVSAIDQMDRIQIHVMAWSNQARPTTPNTTAVGATMLRPRPS, encoded by the exons ATGAAGAACAACAACCACAACAACATGTGCACTGTTCAGACGCTTGTGTGTGTGAAACAAGTGAAGCAAGAGATTGCAGAAGAGTGGAATGAGACTATGCCATTGCCTGGAGACATCATCGAAGGCTTTTACAATGGCGAGAGTGATGAGTTTTTTGTGCCCACCAAAGCTAAGTCTGAGCTTAGTTCACAGCTTGCTAAGATAAGCAGCCAACATATAGAGGTCATATGGGTGAAGATCAGAAGGGGTGATACCACTCTCAAGCTCCGGACGCGTGTTGCGGTGGAGAGGCTTTCCATGcttcaaagaaagtatagcatcaAAGCAGCCACAGATGACAGACATGTTGCGGTCATAGGGGACTTGACCTCGGATCAATGCACCGAGCTGCAAG AAATGAGCAGGAGTTTGGTAAATGTGGAAAACAGAGGATATAACAAAAGGGGAGTAAAATATGACTGGAAGATGAAAGTGAGAAAGTATTTGCCTGACCAACGTTGCACGGTTGTTAGCTCTATTCTGTTCATGCCAATGCAGGGTGAGTACTGCACTGAGGCCACAACAGCCAGGTGCATGGCTTGGTTTTCTGCAGCAGTTTCTTCAGGGGCTCCTCTTGTTTTTGTTAATATTCAAACCGAACAGACTGTGACCTCG gAGAAAATTAATTTAACAGGAAAGGAAGTGAGTTGGAGTAAACAGCAACAACACCATGCAACGACGGTCCAAATAGTCCAGGGCATAAGACTCTGGTTTATGCCGGGCGTTGCAGAAGTGTCATTCGATTTGGTACCCCAAACCGGTGAAGTCCGATTTGGATTGGACATCAAACGGACAGAAGAG GGGTTGATATGCATCTACTCTGTTGCAAAGGAAACACCAGCAGACCGAGCAGGGCTTAGGAGTCTCCATGAGGAAGCATATGCAAGTGGTTACCTCCTTGTCATGTCCAGATTAGAGGGCAAGAGCCTAATGCCTTCTCATGCTGACATTTCAGGGCTCATTCACTGTTGCGATCACACCGAAATTAAGAACACTCTAGTCTCGGCGATAGACCAGATGGACAGAATTCAAATTCATGTTATGGCGTGGTCTAACCAAGCACGTCCTACTACTCCCAATACCACAGCAGTTGGTGCCACAATGCTACGCCCAAGACCATCGTGA
- the LOC112177871 gene encoding uncharacterized protein LOC112177871 — translation MRCKNHAADLTSAVGVCASCLRERLTAIIEAQTRAQAQLQLQAQLSRHHSRSNGVAPEEPLKSDPNPPPLIFPRSVSPYVSRRKSDDSAWLHHHNRSDHDHDHNHQRHHIRFYSTPQVGPTYDGGAATIGGSYKKSKPKFSLLTSLFRSRSDKFWTDPRVSSRDSTSTSAPSPSWFSTIFAGKRGKQSKQFYSDESTIRVRSRHRRARGMSPDLTHDAGGGGCEDDCDRSASGSGDSSTPDWKRTPVQATPSRRTRSGPIKNVSGLTFCLSPLVRASPNPHWNQKCMQGFPAEVGEVRVATKPHLATAASFSMNRSRKLADIGRATSNR, via the coding sequence ATGAGGTGCAAGAACCACGCCGCCGACCTCACAAGCGCCGTCGGCGTCTGCGCCTCTTGTCTCCGGGAACGACTGACCGCCATCATCGAGGCCCAGACCCGAGCCCAGGCCCAATTACAACTCCAGGCTCAGCTCTCCCGCCACCACTCCCGCAGCAACGGCGTCGCTCCCGAAGAACCCCTCAAGTCCGACCCCAACCCCCCGCCGCTCATCTTCCCCCGCTCCGTCTCCCCCTACGTTTCCCGCCGCAAATCCGACGACTCCGCCTGGCTGCACCACCACAATCGCTCCGATCACGACCACGACCACAACCACCAGCGCCATCATATCCGCTTCTACAGTACTCCCCAGGTGGGGCCTACCTACGACGGAGGAGCCGCCACTATCGGAGGCTCGTACAAGAAGAGCAAGCCCAAGTTTTCGCTCCTGACGAGTCTGTTCCGGTCCAGATCCGACAAGTTCTGGACGGATCCTAGGGTTTCGTCGCGGGACTCGACTTCGACGTCCGCGCCGTCGCCGTCGTGGTTCTCGACGATCTTCGCCGGGAAAAGAGGGAAGCAATCGAAGCAATTCTACTCCGACGAGTCCACGATCCGCGTGAGATCTCGCCACAGAAGAGCGCGCGGAATGTCGCCGGATTTAACGCACGACGCAGGCGGCGGTGGCTGCGAGGACGACTGCGACCGATCGGCCTCCGGCAGCGGGGACTCATCGACGCCGGATTGGAAGAGGACTCCGGTGCAGGCCACGCCGTCTCGGCGGACGCGTTCGGGTCCGATTAAGAATGTGTCGGGTCTGACGTTCTGCCTGAGCCCGCTGGTTCGGGCCAGCCCGAACCCGCACTGGAACCAGAAGTGCATGCAGGGTTTCCCGGCTGAGGTTGGCGAGGTCAGGGTGGCGACGAAGCCACACTTGGCCACAGCGGCGTCGTTTAGCATGAACCGGTCGAGGAAGCTGGCAGATATCGGTAGAGCCACTTCCAACCGTTGA